Proteins from one Sylvia atricapilla isolate bSylAtr1 chromosome 1, bSylAtr1.pri, whole genome shotgun sequence genomic window:
- the GJD4 gene encoding gap junction delta-4 protein, translating into MEHWDSLGFLIVTLNYNVTIVGKIWLMLILLLRMTVVVLAGYPLYQDEQERFVCNTLQPGCSNVCYDLFSPVSHFRFWLIHTVSLLLPYAAFSIYVSHKVALYIVKMHCVVEEGKRNKGLSSPKDVKGLCRSAVVNRVDCGADNLSVLNFSGAYTIHLFIRTLLEVAFGAVQYFLFGFSVPDRFSCYHSPCTSTVDCYISRPTEKSIMMIFIWGVSSLSFLLSLADLICALRRVTARNQKNKLLANLCTDKECMLHLPPVQHSSSSPPQNGDGPVANSCQTSDGSCSLLSEEEEEVVLHPEGVPQQSASTNLSSNKCCVSGDLAVKQQSTEGPLCVSDQQGSPCSQVRPRLQQDFIKDTALALRPQVESPLGVSSSVVQSKLLGFCPSAELKSSDAQSNYSSTSCLRSKKSEWV; encoded by the coding sequence GGAAGATCTGGCTGATGTTAATACTCCTGCTGCGGATGACAGTGGTGGTGTTGGCAGGCTACCCCCTCTACCAGGATGAGCAGGAGCGCTTTGTCTGCAACACCCTGCAGCCAGGGTGCTCCAACGTTTGCTATGACTTGTTCTCTCCTGTATCTCACTTCAGGTTCTGGCTCATCCACACCGtgtctctcctgctgccttatGCTGCATTCAGCATTTATGTTTCGCACAAAGTAGCTCTGTACATTGTAAAAATGCACTGTGTGGTAGAGGAGGGCAAGAGGAACAAGGGTTTATCAAGCCCCAAAGATGTGAAGGGGCTCTGTAGAAGTGCAGTTGTCAATAGAGTAGATTGTGGTGCAGACAACCTAAGTGTCCTTAATTTTTCAGGGGCATATACCATTCATCTTTTTATTAGGACCCTACTTGAAGTTGCCTTTGGAGCTGTGCAATACTTTCTTTTTGGATTTTCTGTTCCGGACCGCTTTTCATGCTACCACTCCCCTTGCACAAGCACTGTTGACTGTTACATCTCCCGGCCCACTGAGAAATCCATCATGATGATTTTCATCTGGGGGGTCAGCAGTCTGTCCTTCCTGCTCAGCCTTGCTGATCTCATCTGTGCCCTCCGGAGGGTGACAGCAAGAAACCAAAAGAACAAGCTGCTGGCAAACCTCTGCACAGATAAGGAGTGCATGTTACATCTTCCCCCAGTCCAGCACAGTAGCTCTTCTCCACCTCAAAATGGGGATGGCCCAGTAGCTAATAGCTGTCAGACCAGCGATGGCTCCTGCTCACTTCTctctgaagaggaagaagaggttGTTCTTCACCCTGAAGGTGTCCCTCAGCAAAGTGCCAGCACTAACCTCAGCAGCAATAAGTGCTGTGTATCAGGAGACCTTGCTGTTAAGCAACAGAGCACTGAGGGACCCTTGTGTGTCAGTGACCAACAAGGATCTCCCTGCAGCCAAGTGAGACCCAGACTTCAGCAAGACTTCATTAAAGATACTGCTCTGGCTTTGAGACCTCAGGTCGAGTCTCCCCTTGGAGTTTCTTCCTCTGTTGTTCAGAGCAAGCTTTTAGGGTTCTGCCCTTCAGCTGAGCTAAAAAGCTCTGATGCACAATCAAATTATAGCAGCACTAGCTGTCTGAGATCAAAAAAGTCAGAATGGGTATAG